In one Gemmatimonadota bacterium genomic region, the following are encoded:
- a CDS encoding protein kinase, with the protein MLARLAATIGDRYSVERELGAGGMATVYLAEDIKHHRKVAIKVLHAELSAILGSERFLKEIELTANLQHPHILPLFDSGSADGLLFYVMPYVDGETLRGRLDRDKQLSIADAVRIASEVADALEYAHGRGVVHRDIKPENILLQNGHALVADFGIALAVQQAGGQRMTQTGLSLGTPQYMSPEQATGEREVGPRSDIYSLGAVTYEMLTGEPPFTGPSAQAIVAKVVTQDPAPIIPQRRSVPPAVEDAVLTALEKLPADRFDSAAEFARAMSGTTTTGAVRRRTSTDVASGMPALWVAAVAVGAVALGCAGFLIARQHYRPNAPIAAFGNARKVTWEPGLEIQPALSPDGKYVAYAGGSTVLTHIYVRQVAGGRAVKLTDDSTSVETNPQWSADGSRILFLAGGAVFSAPSSGGSPRPEMRAAPDGRITNAVWSPDDRRIAYAHGDSLYLRDADGHSRLLARLREVSACQWRPDGATIACASGNREYSQLGRFLGNLSPSRIVTVDVSDGAVSTVTDSSSVNQSPFWSPDGKWLYFVSDRLGPLDIYALPTARDGRASGRAIRITTGLGAHSVSISSEGKSVAYDVYSATANLQSLPFPPNGVDARSALPITTGQQVIEEFDGSPDGKWVYYDSNVSGTSELYRQRLPSGAPEQLTFDSTDDFSPTVSPDGRELAFHSWRYGSRDIYVLPLDGGAVQRVTSSPLQESKPSWSPDGNALAFSIFGPQGSVWVVRRHNGIWGKPVQRTRQGGYATWSPDGHSIAYTTSTFTGGALDIVDADSGAPRVVFDPAKSHGMLGEQPFWSSDGRELYFKAHDAAGRAQFWSVPVAGGAARLMLTLNNPAQSSFRPEWALRAGRMYFTVDDRQSDVWVMHVTPR; encoded by the coding sequence GTGTTAGCTCGTCTCGCAGCGACAATTGGAGATCGATACAGTGTCGAGCGCGAGCTTGGCGCGGGTGGCATGGCGACGGTGTATCTCGCGGAAGACATCAAGCACCATCGCAAGGTTGCGATCAAGGTGCTACACGCAGAGCTGTCCGCGATCCTCGGCTCCGAGCGCTTCCTCAAGGAGATCGAGCTCACCGCGAATCTGCAGCATCCACATATTCTTCCGCTATTCGATTCAGGGAGCGCAGACGGGCTGCTGTTCTACGTGATGCCGTATGTGGATGGTGAGACGCTGCGCGGACGGCTCGATCGCGACAAGCAGCTCTCCATCGCGGACGCCGTTCGAATAGCGAGCGAAGTTGCCGACGCACTGGAGTACGCACACGGTCGCGGCGTAGTGCATCGCGATATAAAGCCTGAGAACATTCTGCTCCAGAACGGACATGCCCTTGTAGCTGACTTCGGCATTGCACTGGCCGTGCAGCAGGCAGGCGGTCAGCGGATGACGCAGACGGGACTGTCACTCGGCACGCCGCAGTACATGAGCCCGGAACAGGCGACCGGCGAGCGCGAGGTCGGTCCGCGCTCGGACATCTACTCGCTCGGCGCAGTAACGTACGAGATGCTCACCGGTGAGCCGCCATTCACGGGCCCGAGTGCGCAGGCAATAGTCGCGAAGGTCGTGACACAGGATCCCGCGCCGATTATACCGCAGCGACGCAGCGTACCGCCCGCGGTCGAGGATGCGGTGCTCACGGCGCTCGAGAAGCTGCCGGCCGACAGATTCGACAGCGCCGCCGAATTCGCGCGCGCAATGTCCGGCACAACGACAACGGGCGCTGTACGAAGACGCACGAGCACCGACGTGGCGAGTGGAATGCCCGCGCTCTGGGTCGCTGCTGTCGCGGTCGGCGCAGTCGCACTCGGGTGCGCCGGATTTCTGATCGCGCGACAGCACTACAGACCGAACGCACCGATCGCCGCGTTCGGCAATGCGCGGAAGGTGACGTGGGAGCCGGGACTCGAGATCCAGCCTGCACTCTCCCCCGATGGCAAGTACGTGGCGTACGCAGGTGGCAGCACCGTGCTCACGCACATATACGTGCGGCAGGTCGCGGGCGGCCGCGCCGTGAAGCTCACCGATGATTCCACGAGCGTCGAAACCAACCCGCAATGGTCGGCAGACGGATCGCGAATCCTGTTCCTTGCTGGCGGCGCAGTGTTCAGCGCACCATCGTCGGGCGGATCGCCGCGACCGGAAATGCGCGCCGCTCCGGATGGTCGGATCACCAATGCCGTGTGGTCACCCGACGACCGGCGAATTGCTTACGCACACGGCGACTCGCTGTACCTGCGCGACGCGGACGGACATTCGCGGCTCCTCGCACGTCTCAGAGAGGTGTCAGCTTGCCAGTGGAGACCTGATGGCGCAACGATCGCCTGCGCCTCGGGAAACCGCGAGTACTCGCAGCTTGGCCGCTTCCTCGGCAACCTCTCGCCAAGCCGCATCGTCACCGTTGATGTGAGCGACGGCGCGGTGTCCACCGTCACCGACAGCAGCTCCGTCAACCAGAGTCCGTTCTGGTCGCCGGATGGCAAGTGGCTGTATTTCGTCTCCGACCGCCTCGGCCCGCTCGACATCTATGCACTTCCCACGGCGCGCGACGGCCGCGCGAGCGGCCGCGCAATCCGGATCACCACCGGACTCGGCGCGCACTCCGTTTCCATCTCGTCAGAGGGAAAGTCGGTCGCGTACGACGTGTACAGCGCTACCGCCAACCTGCAGTCACTGCCATTCCCTCCGAACGGTGTCGACGCGAGGTCGGCGTTGCCGATCACGACAGGCCAGCAGGTGATCGAGGAGTTCGACGGCTCGCCTGACGGGAAATGGGTGTACTATGACTCGAACGTGAGCGGGACGTCGGAGCTGTATCGCCAGCGACTGCCGAGCGGCGCACCGGAACAACTCACCTTCGACTCCACGGACGACTTCTCACCAACGGTGTCGCCGGACGGACGCGAGCTCGCCTTTCATTCATGGCGTTACGGATCGCGCGACATCTACGTGCTGCCGCTGGACGGAGGTGCGGTGCAGCGCGTCACGTCGTCGCCGCTCCAGGAATCCAAGCCATCGTGGTCACCCGACGGCAACGCGCTCGCATTCTCCATATTCGGTCCGCAGGGAAGCGTCTGGGTGGTGCGGCGCCACAACGGAATCTGGGGCAAACCCGTGCAGCGTACGCGCCAGGGCGGCTACGCAACGTGGTCACCCGACGGACACTCTATCGCGTACACTACAAGTACCTTCACAGGCGGCGCGCTGGACATTGTCGACGCCGATTCAGGCGCACCGCGGGTGGTGTTCGATCCCGCGAAGTCTCACGGAATGCTCGGCGAGCAGCCGTTCTGGAGCAGCGACGGTCGCGAGCTGTATTTCAAGGCACACGATGCAGCAGGCAGGGCGCAGTTCTGGTCCGTTCCCGTTGCTGGCGGCGCAGCAAGGCTGATGCTGACGCTGAACAACCCCGCGCAGAGCTCGTTCCGGCCCGAGTGGGCGTTGAGAGCGGGCCGGATGTACTTCACTGTGGACGACCGCCAGAGCGACGTGTGGGTGATGCACGTGACTCCGCGCTGA
- a CDS encoding protein kinase — MISIPDRVSAALSDRYTIERELGAGGMATVYLAEDVKHHRKVAIKVLHAELSAVLGPDRFLKEIELTANLQHPHILPLFDSGSAGGLLYYVMPYVDGETLRDRLDRDKQLSIADAVRIASEVADALEYAHGRGVVHRDIKPENILLQNGHALVADFGIALAVQQAGGQRMTQTGLSLGTPQYMSPEQAMGEREVGPRSDIYSLGAVTYEMLAGEPPFTGPSAQAIVAQVITGEPKSLTLQRKTVPVHVADAVTVALEKLPADRFASASEFATALASSTGRVSRATRSGLDKAGSDPRPWRNLAMGTTAVALAAVAVAAWGWVRPPGTDAARPLSLSVTIPAEETLSKAGLALSPDGTRLAFIATNPAGNRTVFVRDLADKTVRALPHTDGADTPFFSPDGQAIAYSAGGALWKVSLNGGDPEQIPGTNDGSVDAGAGISGGDWAADGIIRYSPRFRFGLGILAVAATGGKPRIIALPDSSAGEVELSLPQLLPDGRTLLCVARMTGTSSSRLALVSLDNRRVRLLDVQAQAGRYALGRLVYATADGAMFAASFDPSHGKLTGPAVRIAGIDDDLDGESFALSSEGTLAYAGGSSNNAHIVAVGRSGTARVLDRDLRDYEALSLSPDAKRIAVDIGERSARDIWLFEPARGSMTRLTLGHDNIYPVWSADGQRIAYSANIAGTYDILARASDGTGGVDTLVKGPRYKFPGALTADGRWLIYRQNDAKTNEDIYAISLDGHHTIRTLDASPFMEIEPELSPDGRWLAFVSDESGQHEVYVQPFSADATVGAKIQVSVVAGDEPRWDQNGKELYYRSADSLFAVPITDGRAGKPAALFADSYLRGPRFPGYDVLPGGAGFVMLQRPRDAHTDLRVVADWPGLLSRRTAP, encoded by the coding sequence ATGATCTCGATTCCGGACCGCGTGAGTGCCGCGCTTTCAGATCGCTACACCATCGAGCGCGAGCTTGGCGCGGGCGGTATGGCCACGGTGTATCTCGCCGAGGACGTCAAGCATCACCGCAAAGTTGCCATAAAGGTTTTGCACGCAGAGCTGTCGGCGGTGCTGGGACCAGACCGCTTTCTCAAGGAGATCGAGCTCACCGCGAATCTGCAGCATCCACACATTCTTCCGCTATTCGATTCAGGGAGCGCAGGCGGGCTGCTGTACTATGTGATGCCGTACGTGGATGGTGAAACGCTGCGCGATCGGCTCGATCGCGACAAGCAGCTCTCCATCGCGGACGCCGTTCGAATAGCGAGCGAAGTTGCCGACGCACTGGAGTACGCACACGGTCGCGGCGTAGTGCATCGCGATATAAAGCCTGAGAACATTCTGCTCCAGAACGGACATGCCCTTGTAGCTGACTTCGGCATCGCACTGGCAGTGCAGCAGGCAGGCGGTCAGCGGATGACGCAGACGGGATTGTCACTCGGCACACCGCAGTACATGTCCCCCGAGCAGGCGATGGGCGAGCGCGAGGTCGGTCCGCGCTCGGACATCTACTCGCTCGGCGCGGTGACGTATGAGATGCTCGCGGGCGAGCCGCCGTTCACCGGACCAAGTGCGCAGGCAATCGTCGCGCAGGTAATTACAGGCGAACCGAAGTCACTCACATTGCAACGCAAGACCGTCCCTGTTCACGTTGCAGATGCGGTGACGGTGGCGCTCGAGAAACTTCCCGCTGATCGGTTTGCAAGTGCGAGTGAATTCGCAACCGCGCTGGCCAGTAGCACTGGGCGTGTCAGTCGCGCTACACGTTCAGGTCTGGACAAAGCCGGTTCCGACCCGCGGCCGTGGCGCAATCTCGCGATGGGTACAACCGCTGTCGCGCTCGCGGCGGTCGCTGTTGCAGCATGGGGCTGGGTGCGTCCGCCGGGCACCGACGCCGCGCGCCCGCTATCACTTTCCGTGACGATACCCGCGGAAGAAACACTCTCCAAGGCCGGACTGGCTCTCTCCCCTGATGGGACCCGTCTTGCGTTCATTGCGACAAACCCGGCTGGCAACCGCACTGTATTCGTGCGTGATCTTGCCGACAAAACTGTGCGGGCGCTTCCACATACCGATGGAGCTGACACCCCGTTCTTCTCGCCCGATGGTCAGGCTATTGCGTACTCCGCGGGCGGTGCGCTGTGGAAAGTGTCGCTGAACGGAGGTGATCCGGAGCAGATTCCAGGCACCAACGACGGATCGGTTGATGCCGGCGCCGGGATAAGCGGAGGCGATTGGGCCGCTGACGGTATCATCCGCTACTCGCCGCGCTTCCGTTTTGGCCTCGGTATACTCGCGGTCGCCGCAACAGGCGGTAAGCCTCGTATCATTGCGCTACCGGATTCAAGCGCGGGTGAGGTCGAGCTTTCGCTGCCGCAGCTTCTGCCTGACGGTCGCACGCTGCTGTGCGTTGCGAGAATGACCGGCACGTCGTCGTCGCGACTCGCGCTCGTCTCCCTGGATAACAGGCGAGTGCGTTTACTCGACGTTCAGGCGCAAGCTGGACGATATGCGTTGGGGCGACTTGTGTATGCTACCGCAGATGGGGCAATGTTCGCGGCGTCGTTCGATCCTTCGCATGGGAAGCTCACGGGGCCGGCTGTTCGCATTGCGGGGATCGATGATGATCTCGACGGGGAGAGCTTTGCTCTGTCGAGCGAAGGCACGTTGGCATACGCGGGCGGCAGTTCCAATAACGCACACATTGTGGCGGTTGGTCGCAGTGGTACAGCACGCGTTCTCGACCGTGACCTGCGCGACTACGAGGCTTTAAGCCTCTCTCCCGATGCCAAACGCATCGCAGTCGATATCGGCGAGAGATCCGCGCGCGATATCTGGCTGTTTGAACCAGCTCGCGGAAGCATGACTCGTCTGACGCTAGGTCACGATAACATCTATCCAGTGTGGAGTGCCGATGGTCAGCGCATCGCTTACTCCGCAAATATTGCCGGGACATACGACATCCTCGCGCGCGCATCGGACGGAACAGGTGGCGTGGATACGCTAGTGAAGGGTCCGCGATACAAGTTCCCAGGCGCATTGACCGCCGACGGACGCTGGCTCATCTATCGTCAGAATGATGCGAAGACGAACGAAGACATTTATGCGATCTCACTGGACGGACACCATACGATCCGAACACTCGACGCATCGCCATTCATGGAAATTGAGCCTGAGCTCTCGCCGGACGGCCGGTGGCTGGCGTTCGTGTCGGACGAGTCCGGCCAACATGAAGTCTATGTCCAACCGTTCAGCGCTGATGCGACTGTCGGCGCCAAGATCCAGGTCTCAGTCGTGGCTGGTGACGAGCCGCGTTGGGATCAGAACGGCAAGGAGTTGTACTATCGGAGCGCCGACAGTCTGTTCGCGGTCCCGATCACTGATGGACGCGCGGGGAAGCCGGCTGCGCTATTTGCGGATTCGTACCTTCGCGGCCCACGCTTCCCGGGTTATGACGTTTTGCCTGGAGGCGCAGGGTTCGTGATGTTGCAACGACCGCGCGACGCGCATACCGACCTACGCGTTGTGGCCGATTGGCCCGGCCTTTTGTCACGGCGTACCGCGCCGTGA
- a CDS encoding protein kinase, which produces MTSTADPLDTLRSALADRYAIERELGAGGMATVYLAEDVKHHRKVAIKVLHAELSAVLGPDRFLKEIELTANLQHPHILPLFDSGSADGLLYYVMPYVEGETLRSRLERERQLPIADAVRIASESADALQYAHEHGVVHRDIKPENILLQNGHALVADFGIALAVEQAGGARMTQTGLSLGTPQYMSPEQAMGERHLDARTDVYALGAVTYEMLTGEPPFTGPTAQSIVAKVMTERPSAPSAVRDTVPSNVDAAVLIALAKLPADRFSTAADLAAALQERSALPGSRGERVHTNTSRAYRAVPWSVAGLATLAALVMAAAWSRAGHRPPATPVRFTIDPPAGERINVAEGGSTVAISPDGETVAYQAGANEQLYLRRLDQLGPVPVAGVHTAGDLHFSSDGRRIGFLKDGVVSAALVGEEAGGAPTKLADASALDFAWTHSTDVVFVANDTLWRVAPDGARHIVAAADPHRNETWTTPFILPDGETVTFHVARAGPASAVAGAQIGMVSLGGGNVTRLQLQGANVIGYADGILLFGRNDGRIMGVHFDMASRRVLGAPVVLVDGVRVKGVDAGVLAVMSDDGTLAYVSGTSASRIEVLGEHGALVDTVPDEQYHAAGPVWSPDGRRIAVAIDRNGSSDIWSYDFTTRVLSQLTQSGLASDPAWTPDGARIGFIQRLPSGSKPFWIPADGSGAAEQIPGTVSIPDNAKQISFSPDGRYLLVELALTQPDASRVRAYAVPLSNTGGAASQPIPVLEGPAMFTPTVSPNGKWLAYTTTAGNRLEVSVRSFPAGGGNVQISPDGGLEPQWSRDGRQLFYRIHSTFRVATLDVHGAMPRVVRTDSLFTSDAAEQLVNRSYDVQGDGKRFIVARDAGEGAKLIVVTNWLGEVLTKIREQSHGVEHAR; this is translated from the coding sequence ATGACATCCACCGCCGATCCGCTCGACACGCTGCGCAGCGCCCTCGCTGACAGGTACGCGATCGAGCGCGAGCTTGGCGCGGGCGGTATGGCCACGGTGTATCTCGCCGAGGACGTCAAGCATCACCGCAAAGTTGCCATAAAGGTTTTGCACGCAGAGCTGTCGGCGGTGCTGGGACCAGACCGCTTTCTCAAGGAGATCGAGCTCACCGCGAATCTGCAGCATCCACATATTCTGCCTCTCTTTGACTCGGGAAGCGCTGACGGGCTGCTGTACTACGTGATGCCGTACGTGGAAGGAGAAACGCTGCGGAGTCGTCTCGAGCGCGAGCGACAGCTTCCGATTGCTGATGCAGTGCGGATTGCGAGCGAGTCTGCCGACGCGCTGCAGTATGCGCACGAGCATGGTGTCGTGCATCGTGACATAAAGCCGGAGAACATTCTTCTACAGAACGGGCATGCGCTCGTCGCGGACTTCGGCATCGCGCTGGCCGTTGAGCAGGCGGGCGGTGCGCGCATGACCCAGACCGGCCTGTCACTCGGCACCCCGCAGTACATGTCACCCGAACAGGCGATGGGCGAGCGGCACCTGGACGCGCGCACGGACGTTTATGCCCTCGGGGCGGTGACATACGAGATGCTTACCGGTGAACCACCATTCACCGGGCCGACGGCGCAGAGCATCGTCGCAAAGGTGATGACCGAGCGACCGAGTGCACCAAGTGCGGTGCGCGACACGGTGCCGTCAAACGTGGACGCCGCTGTCCTCATCGCACTGGCGAAGCTTCCGGCAGATCGTTTCTCGACCGCGGCCGACCTCGCGGCTGCGCTTCAGGAGCGCAGTGCGCTTCCGGGCAGCCGCGGCGAGCGTGTGCACACGAACACCTCGCGCGCATATCGAGCCGTTCCGTGGAGCGTCGCGGGGCTCGCCACGCTCGCTGCGCTGGTCATGGCCGCCGCGTGGTCGCGAGCGGGTCACAGGCCACCCGCGACTCCGGTGCGGTTCACGATTGACCCCCCGGCAGGGGAGCGTATAAACGTCGCGGAAGGTGGATCCACTGTCGCCATCTCACCCGATGGTGAGACTGTGGCCTACCAGGCCGGCGCGAACGAGCAGCTCTACCTGAGGCGGCTGGACCAGCTCGGCCCTGTGCCGGTTGCGGGTGTGCACACCGCGGGCGATCTGCACTTCTCGAGCGACGGGAGACGGATCGGGTTCCTCAAGGACGGCGTGGTCTCCGCCGCTCTGGTCGGCGAAGAGGCTGGCGGCGCGCCGACGAAGCTTGCCGACGCTTCCGCACTCGACTTCGCCTGGACCCACTCGACGGACGTCGTGTTCGTCGCAAATGATACACTCTGGCGCGTGGCACCCGACGGCGCGCGCCACATCGTCGCCGCGGCCGACCCGCACCGCAACGAGACGTGGACGACGCCATTCATCCTTCCGGACGGAGAGACGGTGACGTTTCACGTCGCACGCGCCGGTCCGGCGAGCGCCGTCGCCGGCGCACAGATCGGGATGGTCTCGCTCGGCGGCGGTAACGTGACGCGGCTGCAGCTCCAGGGTGCGAACGTGATCGGGTATGCTGATGGCATCCTGCTCTTCGGGCGCAATGACGGCAGAATCATGGGCGTGCACTTCGATATGGCTTCGCGGCGAGTGCTGGGTGCGCCAGTCGTGTTGGTCGACGGCGTAAGGGTGAAGGGAGTGGACGCCGGCGTGCTCGCCGTGATGAGCGACGACGGGACGCTCGCGTACGTCAGCGGAACCTCTGCCTCGCGAATCGAGGTGCTGGGTGAGCATGGCGCGCTCGTCGACACTGTGCCGGACGAGCAGTACCATGCGGCTGGACCCGTGTGGTCACCCGACGGCAGGCGGATAGCTGTGGCGATCGATCGGAATGGAAGTTCCGACATCTGGTCGTACGATTTCACCACGCGTGTGCTGTCGCAGTTGACGCAGTCCGGGCTCGCCAGCGACCCTGCGTGGACTCCGGACGGGGCGCGTATCGGCTTCATCCAACGCCTGCCATCCGGATCGAAGCCGTTCTGGATCCCGGCGGACGGCAGTGGTGCCGCGGAACAGATTCCGGGAACCGTATCGATTCCTGATAACGCCAAGCAGATCTCCTTTTCTCCGGACGGACGCTATCTACTTGTTGAGCTCGCGTTGACGCAACCAGATGCGTCGCGCGTTCGGGCGTACGCGGTCCCACTCAGCAATACCGGAGGCGCCGCGAGCCAGCCGATCCCGGTTCTCGAAGGGCCGGCGATGTTCACGCCCACCGTCTCACCGAACGGCAAGTGGCTCGCGTACACGACCACGGCTGGCAATCGGCTCGAGGTGTCAGTGCGTTCCTTCCCGGCCGGCGGCGGGAACGTGCAGATCTCACCTGACGGCGGTCTCGAGCCACAATGGTCGCGCGACGGCCGGCAACTCTTCTACCGAATCCACAGCACGTTCAGGGTCGCGACGCTCGACGTTCACGGCGCCATGCCGCGTGTCGTTCGCACCGACTCGCTCTTCACGAGCGATGCAGCAGAGCAGCTTGTCAACCGTAGCTATGACGTGCAGGGTGACGGCAAGCGCTTCATCGTGGCGCGAGACGCGGGCGAGGGTGCCAAGCTCATCGTGGTGACGAACTGGCTCGGTGAAGTTCTGACGAAAATCCGTGAACAGTCGCACGGCGTCGAGCATGCCCGGTGA
- a CDS encoding protein kinase, with translation MNADAVNLERLRGALADRYAIERELGQGGMATVYLARDLKHDRHVAVKVLHPDLAAVVGAARFLAEIRTTANLQHPHILPLHDSGDADGYLFYVMPYVDGETLRTRLTRERQLPIADAVRIAREVASALDYAHRHGVIHRDVKPENVLLHDGSALVADFGIALAVQQAGGVRMTQTGLSLGTPQYMSPEQAMGEKTIDARTDIYALGAVTYEMLCGDPPFTGSSVQAIVAKMMTERPTPLSTLRDTVPPNVEDAVLTALAKLPADRFTSAAHFADALVVVEARGATAVSRTQSPSPTRSRGWWVAIAAALLVGAAAGIWGSWLRRPSADDAALRTMIAFPSGQDVEAAPQGNSFVLSRDGTVLVYWGPSTGDSHQLWSRRLDQLNATPIRGTEGGVLPVLSPDARQVAFETLTDRKIRVVPIEGGVPRIVVDSARRGGLDWAADGKLYYRATNDGLKRVPAAGGVSETLIQPPTDVGVGTGYFWPQVLPGGDALIASFRPSSGDNEASRIVAIPPGSQKSVDIVAGVYARYAPTGQLVWATADGAVYSAPFNTRTFAIGAPTRVLEHVRVESAFGSADFSFSDRGRLLYQLGDASGGDLVWVSRAGTITPLGVDGMQAGLGGGMGISPDGRSLGVSRVSGGEEDIWVKALPDGALTRLTTSDSPDIWSGWTPDGRYVAFIRRGALYQRAADGTGNDSLVLRRPTPIMDASWSPDGQWIAIVEAPSHIALVRRGDSTARVLSKGARFAEYGPTFSPDSHWLAYASTESGQWEVYVRPFPDVNAGKWQVSIGGGNSPRWSHSGHELFYRTKGSRLMAAAVRTSPEFGVIRRDSLTPTATQAVGINADPFVVSTNDQQFLVIRSRDQGQGLVLVEHWFDDLAHKSGP, from the coding sequence ATGAACGCGGACGCCGTCAACCTCGAGCGTCTGAGGGGCGCCCTCGCCGACCGTTACGCGATCGAGCGCGAGCTGGGGCAGGGTGGAATGGCCACGGTCTACCTGGCACGCGACCTGAAGCACGACCGGCATGTCGCGGTGAAGGTGCTTCACCCGGATCTGGCTGCTGTCGTCGGTGCTGCCCGTTTCCTCGCCGAAATTCGCACGACGGCAAATCTGCAGCATCCACACATCCTCCCGCTTCACGATTCGGGTGACGCCGATGGATATCTCTTCTACGTCATGCCGTACGTGGACGGGGAAACGCTTCGCACCCGGCTCACCCGCGAACGTCAGCTTCCGATCGCCGATGCCGTGAGGATCGCACGCGAGGTGGCAAGCGCGCTCGATTACGCACATCGTCATGGTGTTATCCACCGCGACGTGAAGCCTGAGAACGTGCTGCTTCACGACGGCAGTGCACTCGTAGCTGATTTCGGTATCGCGCTCGCAGTGCAGCAGGCTGGTGGCGTTCGCATGACACAGACCGGCCTGTCGCTCGGCACTCCGCAGTACATGTCGCCCGAGCAGGCGATGGGTGAGAAGACCATCGATGCGCGCACCGACATCTACGCTCTCGGCGCCGTGACATACGAAATGCTGTGCGGCGACCCGCCGTTCACCGGTTCGAGCGTGCAGGCGATAGTCGCGAAAATGATGACTGAGCGCCCCACGCCGCTCAGCACTCTGCGCGACACCGTGCCGCCGAATGTTGAGGATGCTGTCCTGACCGCACTCGCAAAGTTGCCAGCCGATCGCTTCACCAGCGCCGCACACTTCGCGGACGCGCTCGTCGTCGTGGAGGCGCGGGGCGCAACGGCCGTGTCACGCACGCAATCACCAAGCCCAACGCGCTCGCGAGGCTGGTGGGTGGCTATCGCCGCCGCGCTCCTGGTCGGCGCCGCTGCCGGGATCTGGGGATCATGGCTGCGGCGTCCGAGTGCTGACGATGCTGCGCTCCGAACGATGATTGCCTTTCCATCGGGACAGGACGTCGAGGCCGCGCCTCAGGGGAACAGTTTTGTCCTCTCCCGCGATGGAACCGTCCTCGTCTACTGGGGGCCGTCGACCGGCGATAGCCATCAGCTCTGGTCGCGTCGGCTCGACCAGCTTAACGCAACCCCGATTCGCGGGACCGAAGGCGGTGTGCTGCCTGTTCTCTCGCCCGACGCGCGACAGGTGGCGTTCGAGACATTGACCGACCGCAAGATACGAGTCGTTCCGATCGAAGGAGGCGTGCCACGGATCGTCGTGGACTCGGCCCGTCGCGGCGGACTCGATTGGGCGGCGGATGGGAAACTGTATTATCGCGCGACGAACGACGGCCTGAAGCGCGTTCCCGCCGCGGGCGGAGTTTCGGAAACGCTGATTCAACCACCAACCGACGTGGGTGTCGGCACGGGCTACTTCTGGCCGCAGGTGCTCCCCGGTGGCGATGCGCTCATCGCGTCGTTTCGACCGTCGAGCGGCGACAATGAAGCGTCGCGCATCGTCGCGATCCCGCCGGGCAGCCAAAAGTCCGTCGACATCGTCGCCGGCGTCTACGCTCGATACGCGCCGACGGGCCAGCTGGTGTGGGCCACTGCCGACGGAGCGGTCTACTCGGCGCCATTCAACACGCGTACATTCGCGATTGGTGCGCCGACGCGGGTGCTCGAGCACGTTCGGGTCGAGAGCGCATTCGGATCTGCGGATTTCAGTTTCTCGGATCGTGGCCGGCTCCTGTATCAGCTCGGCGACGCGAGCGGTGGTGATCTGGTCTGGGTCTCGCGCGCGGGGACGATCACGCCGCTGGGCGTCGACGGGATGCAGGCGGGACTGGGGGGTGGCATGGGAATCTCTCCCGATGGCCGGTCGCTCGGTGTAAGCCGCGTGTCGGGTGGGGAGGAGGACATCTGGGTAAAGGCTCTTCCCGACGGAGCGCTCACACGCCTCACGACATCCGACTCGCCGGACATTTGGAGCGGTTGGACCCCCGATGGTCGGTACGTCGCATTTATTCGGCGCGGAGCGCTCTACCAGCGCGCGGCGGATGGAACTGGGAATGACAGTTTAGTCTTGCGTCGTCCCACGCCGATCATGGATGCGTCCTGGAGTCCGGACGGGCAGTGGATTGCAATCGTTGAAGCACCCTCTCACATCGCGCTTGTGCGGCGCGGCGACTCGACAGCTCGCGTACTCTCGAAAGGCGCAAGATTCGCGGAGTATGGGCCAACCTTCTCGCCCGATTCGCACTGGCTCGCGTACGCGTCGACCGAGTCCGGGCAGTGGGAAGTGTACGTCCGGCCGTTCCCCGATGTGAACGCAGGCAAGTGGCAGGTCTCGATCGGTGGAGGTAACTCGCCGCGCTGGTCACACTCAGGACATGAGCTATTCTATCGGACCAAGGGCTCTCGTCTCATGGCAGCCGCAGTCCGAACGTCGCCCGAGTTCGGCGTCATCCGTCGCGACTCGCTTACGCCCACCGCGACCCAAGCGGTTGGCATCAACGCCGACCCGTTCGTGGTGAGCACGAACGATCAGCAATTCCTCGTCATTCGTTCGCGCGACCAGGGTCAGGGTCTGGTGCTCGTCGAGCACTGGTTCGACGATCTCGCGCACAAGTCTGGTCCGTAG